The following are encoded together in the Lactuca sativa cultivar Salinas chromosome 1, Lsat_Salinas_v11, whole genome shotgun sequence genome:
- the LOC111893735 gene encoding transcription repressor OFP4 — MKKSGRKKTSQTVSSSTSNVFSKLWISRFKNTKGCEGPQPEPESSDCKTKANHIPLPKQCSNSDGFYWRLSFGKENDEGDESLCSSDNKLNVSPVGYGSSGNMIFDQTKIRDLISGDADEDFRKSPEDCTFEDPNLEEEWQKVKNMKINEIKSNDQNHRKSFHISRKHGGNVKCHSPRTIAKAAYKIKALEDVKKPLMKTKERVTEDAFRTSLDSFAIVKTSFHPEQDFRDSMIEMIMEKRIRKTEELEELLACYLTLNCDGYHDLIVKVFRQVWFELNHLHFNQI; from the coding sequence ATGAAGAAATCGGGTAGAAAGAAAACCAGCCAAACGGTGTCTTCTTCAACCTCAAATGTCTTCTCCAAATTATGGATTTCAAGATTCAAGAACACAAAAGGATGTGAAGGACCCCAACCAGAACCTGAATCTTCAGACTGCAAAACGAAAGCAAACCACATTCCATTACCAAAGCAATGTTCAAATAGTGATGGTTTTTACTGGAGGCTTTCATTTGGGAAAGAAAATGATGAAGGTGACGAGAGTTTGTGTAGTTCAGATAACAAACTCAATGTTTCTCCGGTAGGTTATGGAAGCTCCGGCAACATGATCTTTGACCAAACAAAAATAAGAGATTTGATCAGTGGCGATGCAGATGAAGATTTTCGCAAGTCTCCAGAAGATTGCACTTTCGAAGATCCAAACTTGGAGGAGGAATGGCAGAAGGTGAAAAACATGAAAATCAATGAGATCAAGTCAAACGATCAGAACCATCGGAAATCTTTTCATATAAGCAGAAAGCATGGTGGTAACGTCAAATGTCATTCTCCAAGAACAATTGCTAAGGCTGCATACAAGATCAAAGCTCTTGAAGACGTGAAGAAACCATTGATGAAGACAAAGGAGAGAGTGACTGAAGATGCATTCAGGACCAGTCTTGATAGTTTTGCCATTGTGAAAACTTCATTTCATCCAGAGCAGGATTTCAGAGACTCGATGATAGAAATGATAATGGAGAAGCGAATTAGGAAAACAGAAGAGCTTGAGGAACTTTTGGCTTGTTATTTGACATTAAATTGTGATGGATATCATGATCTA